The proteins below come from a single Salvia miltiorrhiza cultivar Shanhuang (shh) unplaced genomic scaffold, IMPLAD_Smil_shh original_scaffold_190, whole genome shotgun sequence genomic window:
- the LOC131003305 gene encoding transcription repressor OFP8-like → MGKGPKLGLSFLNSIQICRANDPSTLVKTSLSHSHISKTYDISLPTFPDPPSSPNHLSTNLHQPKFPTQKPYSTIKTQDKHIFNEGAPTQKKETTSAFWACNDDSLSSPVPTLNQSEEKSSVRTRRFKRYGSKDWKDSSSVDKEEPEKPHRQVNESFVVLKRSADPYQDFKKSMLEMIVERRIFEPRDLEQLLMSFLSLNSRMHHKAILKAFSEIWKEVFSPPLS, encoded by the coding sequence ATGGGCAAAGGTCCAAAACTTGGTCTCTCTTTTCTCAATTCCATACAAATCTGTCGAGCCAATGATCCATCCACATTAGTTAAAACATCTCTGTCTCACTCTCACATCTCTAAAACCTATGACATTTCATTACCCACTTTCCCAGACCCTCCATCTTCACCAAACCACCTCTCCACCAACCTTCATCAACCAAAATTTCCAACACAAAAACCATATTCCACAATCAAAACACAAGATAAACATATATTCAATGAGGGAGCTCCTACTCAGAAAAAAGAGACAACTAGTGCTTTTTGGGCTTGCAATGATGACAGCTTATCTTCTCCTGTTCCAACCTTAAATCAATCAGAGGAAAAATCAAGCGTCCGAACGCGTAGGTTCAAACGTTATGGTTCAAAAGATTGGAAAGACAGCAGCAGCGTCGACAAAGAAGAGCCAGAAAAGCCGCATAGGCAAGTGAATGAGAGTTTTGTGGTGCTCAAGAGGTCAGCTGATCCCTACCAAGACTTCAAGAAGTCAATGCTGGAAATGATTGTCGAGAGACGCATTTTTGAACCAAGAGATTTGGAGCAGCTCTTGATgagctttctctctctaaattcaAGAATGCATCACAAAGCCATCTTGAAGGCTTTCTCAGAGATATGGAAGGAAGTTTTCTCTCCACCCTTAAGCTAA
- the LOC131003303 gene encoding protein ESSENTIAL FOR POTEXVIRUS ACCUMULATION 1 isoform X2: MYQVEENHLSSLPGQANSRDSTKLPGAVEDLNDNQNKKDVFRPSIRDMESGRRDRWCDEERDTNSSVRKDRWREGERELPGNRRVDRWADSSGKQYGEVRRTPGERWTDSANKEGHDQRRESKWNSRWGPDDKEVDVVREKWGDSSKENDLIRDKGSPQPRVHAKEERDGEHFRPWRSNSSYSRGRADPHHQSSTPNKQGHVFSHGRGRGENHAPTFSLGRGKVNSMGSSVSHIAGNLQLHGPVLEKDDSVDGESHTLKYSRTKLIDIYRSVDMRSCTKFLEGIIHVPSLTQEEYVEPMAFCAPTPEELVILKGIEKEEIVSSGAPQISKDGSAGRATADFMHSRRSRLGSRDDLAASHDDSKHEVFDNAKGGYTSYSEGLSDERQIYSWSNAKVEAMQDYQTSDHKLHAEALKENSSILGSRESNAPGHDGSWRSSSFVERSRTVSHDRGESSADVQRDFNSALENSSIDSPNTRKGQGPQWQMGDHPMMRRQTSAVLDREMEARKISQIPPEDLVLIYKDPQGEIQGPFSGSDIITWFEAGYFGIELLVRLASAPPDSPFSSLGDVMPHLRAKARPPPGFNTPKPNEIQDSSGRLNYGNLGNLHPVLNEPETSKTDSRYKPGSTTEAENRFLESLMAGSMNPAAFEKFALSEAMQGYNGNNSNTLPSLGGNGGDDPYLLAKKMMLERQRSVPSPYPFWPGRDAAAISTKTDLVGDASLARQNLLSSIADNALAQNHSQNVDLMPSRQGLAERPSSNVNNGMGGWLNFPVQGGLDPLQDKLDIHHSQNFPPQSAVGMQQRLQMQNTPLSNLLPKSIDNQSNLLTPDNLLTSSLSQDPQLLSLLQQQYMLQLQSQVPVPPQPSLLDKLLLIKQQQKQEEQQQLLRQQQLLSQFLSEQHPNQRLGDPSFQHLQAGGLAAGNTNVDHAPFQQPHELYKMGLQLQSPNSQHENANVVLPVTPPSLSQDFSPNISVETSMHIPHRSFANNVEQRNWNTPLPHQIVEKQQDMSSKTTDEMEEIGTSEVTNNKPLEQKSDDDVAARAATSDVTLSATPVGNLAESVEQQLTAANIHKDVNASKESSARSSEYAQDLGEHVISESLPVKEMKVPEAVEAKKPVEKKSKKQKALKVSTDLVKGASKPQQPKSESERANTQAKPETLTVHVDLLEAPVSKKERSKTEKVAADDVDLLGKQSLSSRNSADDGITVEYKGQTASASDHTHAGQRAWKPAPGFKPKSLLEIQQEEQRRRAQEEVAVSEISTSVAISTPWSGVILSSDNKAPNVVHQDTSTELKPESSSIQKSKKSQAEDLFWDDAAKSVEREMEVSESAAWGMSSKTVSSQINAVVDDDFIEAKDTKKSRKKSSKVKSAGAKVAPAASVDVAVGSSPNDKAKITRQMQQEKEAFMAVPSGPSLGDFVMWKEESASPSGPAWSTDSGKPHKPTSLRDILKEQQKSMPSAPAIPVPIPQKSATNQTARGSVSSWSVSGSSPAKAASPRQVSSLSKNKVEDDLFWGPLDQVKPEAKQSDYPQLGTQGSWGSKAPPVKGNTGGPLNRQKSTAGRPIEHSLSSAASSTQSVLKGKKNASNKNSEAMDFKEWCESECIRLVGSKDTSFLEFCLKQSRGEAEMLLIENLGSFDPDHEFIDKFLNYKDFLPEDVLEVAFKNQNNEKAYGSATRDTTTKFVDGLGSETGGVTATDGGAKGGGKKKGKKGKKVSPSVLGFNVVSNRIMMGEIQSIED; this comes from the exons AGATGTTTTCCGTCCATCCATAAGGGATATGGAATCTGGTAGGCGTGATCGTTGGTGTGATGAAGAAAGGGATACCAATTCCTCTGTCCGTAAAGACCGATGGAGAGAAGGGGAAAGAGAGCTTCCTGGTAACCGCCGAGTGGATCGGTGGGCTGATTCTTCTGGGAAACAATATGGTGAAGTGCGCCGTACCCCAGGAGAGCGATGGACTGATTCAGCAAATAAAGAAGGTCACGATCAACGCCGAGAGAGCAAATGGAATTCTCGCTGGGGACCTGATGACAAAGAGGTTGACGTTGTGCGTGAAAAGTGGGGGGATTCTAGTAAAGAAAATGATCTAATTCGCGACAAAGGGTCTCCTCAACCTCGTGTTCATGCAAAGGAAGAGAGAGATGGGGAGCATTTTCGACCATGGAGATCAAACTCATCCTACAGCCGAGGAAGAGCAGATCCTCACCACCAATCTTCAACTCCAAACAAGCAGGGTCATGTGTTTTCACATGGAAGGGGACGTGGAGAAAATCATGCACCAACCTTTTCTCTTGGTAGAGGAAAGGTTAACTCTATGGGGAGCTCCGTCTCCCACATAGCTGGTAATCTGCAATTACATGGACCTGTCTTAGAAAAAGATGATAGTGTTGACGGTGAGTCCCATACTCTAAAATATAGCAGGACGAAGTTGATTGATATCTACAGGTCAGTTGATATGAGATCCTGCACAAAGTTTTTGGAGGGGATTATTCATGTGCCTTCTCTTACGCAAGAGGAATATGTGGAGCCCATGGCCTTTTGTGCTCCAACTCCTGAAGAATTG GTTATCCTCAAGGGGATTGAGAAAGAAGAAATTGTCAGCAGTGGTGCACCTCAAATCAGTAAAGATGGATCTGCTGGCCGAGCAACTGCTGATTTTATGCATTCTAGAAGAAGCAGGCTTG GAAGCAGAGATGATCTTGCAGCTTCTCATGATGATTCTAAACATGAGGTGTTTGACAATGCTAAAGGTGGTTATACAAGTTATTCAGAAGGTTTGTCTGATGAAAGGCAGATATATTCTTGGTCTAATGCAAAAGTGGAGGCCATGCAGGACTATCAGACTTCTGACCACAAACTGCATGCTGAAG CTTTGAAAGAAAATAGCAGCATTCTTGGCTCCAGAGAGTCTAATGCCCCAGGACATGACGGTTCATGGAGATCTTCATCTTTTGTAGAACGCTCACGTACTGTTTCGCATGATAGGGGAGAGTCATCTGCTGATGTTCAGAGAGATTTTAACAGTGCTTTGGAGAACAGTTCAATAGATTCCCCTAACACTAGAAAGGGACAGGGACCTCAGTGGCAGATGGGTGATCATCCTATGATGAGAAGGCAAACATCAGCAGTGTTGGACAGGGAGATGGAGGCTCGCAAAATTTCCCAGATTCCGCCTGAAGACCTAGTACTCATCTATAAAGATCCGCAGGGTGAAATTCAAGGTCCTTTTTCTGGAAGTGATATCATTACATGGTTTGAAGCTGGGTATTTTGGCATAGAATTGTTGGTTCGCTTAGCCAGTGCACCGCCTGATAGTCCATTCTCTTCACTTGGAGATGTGATGCCACACTTGCGTGCTAAAGCTCGACCACCTCCTGGATTTAATACACCTAAACCAAATGAAATCCAAGATTCATCTGGTAGGTTGAACTATGGAAACTTGGGAAATCTTCACCCAGTTTTGAATGAGCCTGAAACGTCAAAAACCGATTCAAGATATAAACCTGGTTCAACGACTGAGGCTGAAAACAGGTTTCTGGAGTCGCTCATGGCGGGCAGCATGAATCCTGCAGCATTTGAAAAGTTTGCTCTCTCAGAAG CTATGCAGGGATACAATGGAAATAATTCTAACACACTTCCTTCTCTGGGAGGTAATGGTGGCGATGATCCTTATCTATTGGCAAAAAAGATGATGCTGGAGAGGCAGAGATCTGTTCCGAGTCCTTATCCATTTTGGCCAGGGAGAGATGCTGCTGCTATTTCTACAAAGACAGATTTAGTGGGCGATGCATCACTGGCTCGCCAGAACCTTTTGTCTTCTATTGCAGACAATGCTCTTGCACAGAATCATTCACAGAATGTGGACTTAATGCCATCCCGTCAGGGGCTAGCTGAAAGACCCAGCTCCAATGTCAACAATGGAATGGGTGGTTGGTTGAATTTCCCTGTCCAAGGGGGACTGGACCCGCTTCAGGATAAGTTAGACATTCATCACTCTCAGAATTTTCCTCCACAATCTGCAGTTGGCATGCAGCAAAGGCTGCAGATGCAGAATACACCCTTGAGTAATTTATTGCCCAAATCTATTGATAATCAATCCAACCTATTAACTCCGGATAACCTACTGACATCTAGTCTGTCCCAAGATCCGCAACTGCTAAGTTTGTTGCAACAGCAGTATATGTTGCAGCTGCAATCTCAGGTGCCAGTTCCACCACAACCGTCCCTTTTGGATAAGCTATTACTTATTAAGCAGCAACAGAAGCAGGAAGAGCAGCAACAATTATTGCGTCAGCAACAATTGCTTTCACAGTTTCTCTCCGAGCAGCATCCTAATCAACGACTAGGTGATCCATCATTCCAGCATTTGCAAGCTGGAGGTTTGGCTGCAGGGAATACTAATGTTGATCATGCCCCATTTCAACAACCACACGAGTTATATAAAATGGGTCTCCAGCTGCAATCCCCAAATTCACAACATGAAAATGCGAATGTTGTCTTACCTGTTACCCCTCCCAGTCTTTCACAGGATTTTAGCCCAAATATTTCTGTAGAAACATCTATGCACATCCCACATCGATCTTTTGCCAATAATGTGGAGCAAAGAAATTGGAATACCCCTCTGCCACATCAAATTGTAGAAAAGCAGCAAGATATGTCTTCTAAGACAACTGATGAAATGGAGGAAATAGGTACGTCAGAAGTGACGAACAATAAGCCATTGGAACAAAAATCTGATGATGATGTAGCTGCCAGAGCTGCAACCTCTGATGTCACTTTGAGTGCTACACCTGTAGGAAATTTAGCAGAATCAGTTGAACAGCAATTGACTGCTGCTAATATTCACAAAGATGTAAATGCATCGAAAGAGAGTTCAGCTAGAAGTTCTGAATATGCACAAGATTTAGGTGAACATGTCATTAGTGAGTCTTTACCTGTGAAGGAAATGAAAGTTCCTGAGGCCGTGGAAGCGAAGAAACCGGTAGAGAAGAAATCCAAAAAGCAAAAGGCTTTGAAGGTTTCTACTGACTTGGTAAAGGGTGCGTCTAAGCCTCAACAGCCTAAGTCTGAAAGTGAAAGAGCAAACACTCAGGCAAAACCTGAGACACTGACTGTGCATGTGGATTTACTTGAGGCACCTGTTTCCAAAAAGGAGAGGAGTAAGACTGAGAAAGTTGCTGCTGATGATGTGGATTTGCTTGGCAAGCAATCGCTGTCTTCCCGGAATTCTGCAGATGATGGGATAACAGTTGAGTACAAGGGTCAGACAGCTTCTGCTTCAGATCACACTCATGCCGGACAACGTGCATGGAAACCTGCTCCTGGTTTCAAACCAAAATCATTGTTAGAAATACAACAGGAAGAGCAGAGGAGGAGAGCACAAGAAGAAGTGGCTGTTTCTGAGATCTCAACCTCTGTGGCCATCTCTACTCCCTGGTCTGGTGTAATTTTGAGTTCTGATAACAAGGCACCTAATGTAGTTCACCAGGATACCAGCACTGAGTTAAAACCAGAGAGTTCCTCAATCCAGAAGAGCAAGAAGAGCCAAGCTGAAGATCTATTTTGGGATGATGCTGCCAAGTCAGTCGAGAGAGAAATGGAAGTTTCTGAAAGTGCTGCCTGGGGGATGTCTTCCAAAACAGTGAGTTCACAAATTAATGCTGTTGTTGATGATGACTTTATCGAGGCTAAAGATACTAAAAAGAGCCGTAAAAAGTCTTCTAAAGTTAAGAGCGCCGGGGCTAAGGTTGCTCCTGCAGCTTCGGTTGATGTGGCTGTTGGGTCAAGTCCAAATGACAAGGCAAAAATTACTCGGCAAATGCAGCAGGAGAAGGAAGCTTTTATGGCTGTGCCGTCGGGCCCTTCCTTGGGTGATTTTGTTATGTGGAAGGAGGAGTCCGCAAGCCCATCTGGTCCTGCTTGGTCCACTGATTCCGGGAAGCCTCATAAGCCAACTTCACTTAGGGATATCCTGAAGGAACAACAAAAGTCCATGCCGTCTGCACCTGCAATTCCAGTGCCAATTCCTCAGAAATCTGCAACTAATCAAACTGCCCGTGGAAGTGTTTCCTCATGGTCAGTCTCTGGATCATCACCTGCAAAGGCTGCATCCCCTAGACAAGTTTCTTCTCTGTCAAAAAATAAAGTGGAGGATGATCTCTTCTGGGGGCCGTTGGATCAAGTGAAACCAGAGGCAAAGCA GTCAGATTATCCTCAACTTGGAACACAGGGCAGTTGGGGAAGCAAAGCCCCTCCCGTGAAAGGAAATACTGGAGGTCCATTGAACAGACAGAAATCCACCGCTGGAAGGCCTATTGAGCATTCACTTTCTTCAGCTGCTTCCTCCACTCAGTCCGTTCTGAAAGGGAAGAAGAATGCCTCAAATAAAAATTCAG AGGCTATGGACTTCAAGGAATGGTGTGAGAGCGAGTGTATCAGACTTGTAGGATCAAAag ATACAAGTTTCCTGGAATTTTGTTTGAAGCAATCAAGAGGGGAGGCCGAAATGCTTCTAATAGAAAATCTTGGTTCCTTTGATCCTGACCACGAGTTCATCGACAAGTTTCTAAATTACAAAGACTTTTTGCCTGAGGATGTTCTTGAAGTTGCCTTCAAAAACCAGAACAATGAAAAGGCCTACGGCTCAGCAACGAGAGATACGACAACGAAGTTTGTTGATGGATTGGGATCAGAGACAGGTGGTGTGACAGCGACTGATGGGGGTGCAAAAGGAGGAGGAAAGAAGAAGGGAAAGAAAGGGAAGAAAGTGAGTCCATCTGTTTTAGGATTTAATGTGGTTAGCAACAGGATCATGATGGGAGAGATTCAGTCGATTGAGGATTAA
- the LOC131003303 gene encoding protein ESSENTIAL FOR POTEXVIRUS ACCUMULATION 1 isoform X1, translating into MYQVEENHLSSLPGQANSRDSTKLPGAVEDLNDNQNKKDVFRPSIRDMESGRRDRWCDEERDTNSSVRKDRWREGERELPGNRRVDRWADSSGKQYGEVRRTPGERWTDSANKEGHDQRRESKWNSRWGPDDKEVDVVREKWGDSSKENDLIRDKGSPQPRVHAKEERDGEHFRPWRSNSSYSRGRADPHHQSSTPNKQGHVFSHGRGRGENHAPTFSLGRGKVNSMGSSVSHIAGNLQLHGPVLEKDDSVDGESHTLKYSRTKLIDIYRSVDMRSCTKFLEGIIHVPSLTQEEYVEPMAFCAPTPEELVILKGIEKEEIVSSGAPQISKDGSAGRATADFMHSRRSRLAGSRDDLAASHDDSKHEVFDNAKGGYTSYSEGLSDERQIYSWSNAKVEAMQDYQTSDHKLHAEALKENSSILGSRESNAPGHDGSWRSSSFVERSRTVSHDRGESSADVQRDFNSALENSSIDSPNTRKGQGPQWQMGDHPMMRRQTSAVLDREMEARKISQIPPEDLVLIYKDPQGEIQGPFSGSDIITWFEAGYFGIELLVRLASAPPDSPFSSLGDVMPHLRAKARPPPGFNTPKPNEIQDSSGRLNYGNLGNLHPVLNEPETSKTDSRYKPGSTTEAENRFLESLMAGSMNPAAFEKFALSEAMQGYNGNNSNTLPSLGGNGGDDPYLLAKKMMLERQRSVPSPYPFWPGRDAAAISTKTDLVGDASLARQNLLSSIADNALAQNHSQNVDLMPSRQGLAERPSSNVNNGMGGWLNFPVQGGLDPLQDKLDIHHSQNFPPQSAVGMQQRLQMQNTPLSNLLPKSIDNQSNLLTPDNLLTSSLSQDPQLLSLLQQQYMLQLQSQVPVPPQPSLLDKLLLIKQQQKQEEQQQLLRQQQLLSQFLSEQHPNQRLGDPSFQHLQAGGLAAGNTNVDHAPFQQPHELYKMGLQLQSPNSQHENANVVLPVTPPSLSQDFSPNISVETSMHIPHRSFANNVEQRNWNTPLPHQIVEKQQDMSSKTTDEMEEIGTSEVTNNKPLEQKSDDDVAARAATSDVTLSATPVGNLAESVEQQLTAANIHKDVNASKESSARSSEYAQDLGEHVISESLPVKEMKVPEAVEAKKPVEKKSKKQKALKVSTDLVKGASKPQQPKSESERANTQAKPETLTVHVDLLEAPVSKKERSKTEKVAADDVDLLGKQSLSSRNSADDGITVEYKGQTASASDHTHAGQRAWKPAPGFKPKSLLEIQQEEQRRRAQEEVAVSEISTSVAISTPWSGVILSSDNKAPNVVHQDTSTELKPESSSIQKSKKSQAEDLFWDDAAKSVEREMEVSESAAWGMSSKTVSSQINAVVDDDFIEAKDTKKSRKKSSKVKSAGAKVAPAASVDVAVGSSPNDKAKITRQMQQEKEAFMAVPSGPSLGDFVMWKEESASPSGPAWSTDSGKPHKPTSLRDILKEQQKSMPSAPAIPVPIPQKSATNQTARGSVSSWSVSGSSPAKAASPRQVSSLSKNKVEDDLFWGPLDQVKPEAKQSDYPQLGTQGSWGSKAPPVKGNTGGPLNRQKSTAGRPIEHSLSSAASSTQSVLKGKKNASNKNSEAMDFKEWCESECIRLVGSKDTSFLEFCLKQSRGEAEMLLIENLGSFDPDHEFIDKFLNYKDFLPEDVLEVAFKNQNNEKAYGSATRDTTTKFVDGLGSETGGVTATDGGAKGGGKKKGKKGKKVSPSVLGFNVVSNRIMMGEIQSIED; encoded by the exons AGATGTTTTCCGTCCATCCATAAGGGATATGGAATCTGGTAGGCGTGATCGTTGGTGTGATGAAGAAAGGGATACCAATTCCTCTGTCCGTAAAGACCGATGGAGAGAAGGGGAAAGAGAGCTTCCTGGTAACCGCCGAGTGGATCGGTGGGCTGATTCTTCTGGGAAACAATATGGTGAAGTGCGCCGTACCCCAGGAGAGCGATGGACTGATTCAGCAAATAAAGAAGGTCACGATCAACGCCGAGAGAGCAAATGGAATTCTCGCTGGGGACCTGATGACAAAGAGGTTGACGTTGTGCGTGAAAAGTGGGGGGATTCTAGTAAAGAAAATGATCTAATTCGCGACAAAGGGTCTCCTCAACCTCGTGTTCATGCAAAGGAAGAGAGAGATGGGGAGCATTTTCGACCATGGAGATCAAACTCATCCTACAGCCGAGGAAGAGCAGATCCTCACCACCAATCTTCAACTCCAAACAAGCAGGGTCATGTGTTTTCACATGGAAGGGGACGTGGAGAAAATCATGCACCAACCTTTTCTCTTGGTAGAGGAAAGGTTAACTCTATGGGGAGCTCCGTCTCCCACATAGCTGGTAATCTGCAATTACATGGACCTGTCTTAGAAAAAGATGATAGTGTTGACGGTGAGTCCCATACTCTAAAATATAGCAGGACGAAGTTGATTGATATCTACAGGTCAGTTGATATGAGATCCTGCACAAAGTTTTTGGAGGGGATTATTCATGTGCCTTCTCTTACGCAAGAGGAATATGTGGAGCCCATGGCCTTTTGTGCTCCAACTCCTGAAGAATTG GTTATCCTCAAGGGGATTGAGAAAGAAGAAATTGTCAGCAGTGGTGCACCTCAAATCAGTAAAGATGGATCTGCTGGCCGAGCAACTGCTGATTTTATGCATTCTAGAAGAAGCAGGCTTG CAGGAAGCAGAGATGATCTTGCAGCTTCTCATGATGATTCTAAACATGAGGTGTTTGACAATGCTAAAGGTGGTTATACAAGTTATTCAGAAGGTTTGTCTGATGAAAGGCAGATATATTCTTGGTCTAATGCAAAAGTGGAGGCCATGCAGGACTATCAGACTTCTGACCACAAACTGCATGCTGAAG CTTTGAAAGAAAATAGCAGCATTCTTGGCTCCAGAGAGTCTAATGCCCCAGGACATGACGGTTCATGGAGATCTTCATCTTTTGTAGAACGCTCACGTACTGTTTCGCATGATAGGGGAGAGTCATCTGCTGATGTTCAGAGAGATTTTAACAGTGCTTTGGAGAACAGTTCAATAGATTCCCCTAACACTAGAAAGGGACAGGGACCTCAGTGGCAGATGGGTGATCATCCTATGATGAGAAGGCAAACATCAGCAGTGTTGGACAGGGAGATGGAGGCTCGCAAAATTTCCCAGATTCCGCCTGAAGACCTAGTACTCATCTATAAAGATCCGCAGGGTGAAATTCAAGGTCCTTTTTCTGGAAGTGATATCATTACATGGTTTGAAGCTGGGTATTTTGGCATAGAATTGTTGGTTCGCTTAGCCAGTGCACCGCCTGATAGTCCATTCTCTTCACTTGGAGATGTGATGCCACACTTGCGTGCTAAAGCTCGACCACCTCCTGGATTTAATACACCTAAACCAAATGAAATCCAAGATTCATCTGGTAGGTTGAACTATGGAAACTTGGGAAATCTTCACCCAGTTTTGAATGAGCCTGAAACGTCAAAAACCGATTCAAGATATAAACCTGGTTCAACGACTGAGGCTGAAAACAGGTTTCTGGAGTCGCTCATGGCGGGCAGCATGAATCCTGCAGCATTTGAAAAGTTTGCTCTCTCAGAAG CTATGCAGGGATACAATGGAAATAATTCTAACACACTTCCTTCTCTGGGAGGTAATGGTGGCGATGATCCTTATCTATTGGCAAAAAAGATGATGCTGGAGAGGCAGAGATCTGTTCCGAGTCCTTATCCATTTTGGCCAGGGAGAGATGCTGCTGCTATTTCTACAAAGACAGATTTAGTGGGCGATGCATCACTGGCTCGCCAGAACCTTTTGTCTTCTATTGCAGACAATGCTCTTGCACAGAATCATTCACAGAATGTGGACTTAATGCCATCCCGTCAGGGGCTAGCTGAAAGACCCAGCTCCAATGTCAACAATGGAATGGGTGGTTGGTTGAATTTCCCTGTCCAAGGGGGACTGGACCCGCTTCAGGATAAGTTAGACATTCATCACTCTCAGAATTTTCCTCCACAATCTGCAGTTGGCATGCAGCAAAGGCTGCAGATGCAGAATACACCCTTGAGTAATTTATTGCCCAAATCTATTGATAATCAATCCAACCTATTAACTCCGGATAACCTACTGACATCTAGTCTGTCCCAAGATCCGCAACTGCTAAGTTTGTTGCAACAGCAGTATATGTTGCAGCTGCAATCTCAGGTGCCAGTTCCACCACAACCGTCCCTTTTGGATAAGCTATTACTTATTAAGCAGCAACAGAAGCAGGAAGAGCAGCAACAATTATTGCGTCAGCAACAATTGCTTTCACAGTTTCTCTCCGAGCAGCATCCTAATCAACGACTAGGTGATCCATCATTCCAGCATTTGCAAGCTGGAGGTTTGGCTGCAGGGAATACTAATGTTGATCATGCCCCATTTCAACAACCACACGAGTTATATAAAATGGGTCTCCAGCTGCAATCCCCAAATTCACAACATGAAAATGCGAATGTTGTCTTACCTGTTACCCCTCCCAGTCTTTCACAGGATTTTAGCCCAAATATTTCTGTAGAAACATCTATGCACATCCCACATCGATCTTTTGCCAATAATGTGGAGCAAAGAAATTGGAATACCCCTCTGCCACATCAAATTGTAGAAAAGCAGCAAGATATGTCTTCTAAGACAACTGATGAAATGGAGGAAATAGGTACGTCAGAAGTGACGAACAATAAGCCATTGGAACAAAAATCTGATGATGATGTAGCTGCCAGAGCTGCAACCTCTGATGTCACTTTGAGTGCTACACCTGTAGGAAATTTAGCAGAATCAGTTGAACAGCAATTGACTGCTGCTAATATTCACAAAGATGTAAATGCATCGAAAGAGAGTTCAGCTAGAAGTTCTGAATATGCACAAGATTTAGGTGAACATGTCATTAGTGAGTCTTTACCTGTGAAGGAAATGAAAGTTCCTGAGGCCGTGGAAGCGAAGAAACCGGTAGAGAAGAAATCCAAAAAGCAAAAGGCTTTGAAGGTTTCTACTGACTTGGTAAAGGGTGCGTCTAAGCCTCAACAGCCTAAGTCTGAAAGTGAAAGAGCAAACACTCAGGCAAAACCTGAGACACTGACTGTGCATGTGGATTTACTTGAGGCACCTGTTTCCAAAAAGGAGAGGAGTAAGACTGAGAAAGTTGCTGCTGATGATGTGGATTTGCTTGGCAAGCAATCGCTGTCTTCCCGGAATTCTGCAGATGATGGGATAACAGTTGAGTACAAGGGTCAGACAGCTTCTGCTTCAGATCACACTCATGCCGGACAACGTGCATGGAAACCTGCTCCTGGTTTCAAACCAAAATCATTGTTAGAAATACAACAGGAAGAGCAGAGGAGGAGAGCACAAGAAGAAGTGGCTGTTTCTGAGATCTCAACCTCTGTGGCCATCTCTACTCCCTGGTCTGGTGTAATTTTGAGTTCTGATAACAAGGCACCTAATGTAGTTCACCAGGATACCAGCACTGAGTTAAAACCAGAGAGTTCCTCAATCCAGAAGAGCAAGAAGAGCCAAGCTGAAGATCTATTTTGGGATGATGCTGCCAAGTCAGTCGAGAGAGAAATGGAAGTTTCTGAAAGTGCTGCCTGGGGGATGTCTTCCAAAACAGTGAGTTCACAAATTAATGCTGTTGTTGATGATGACTTTATCGAGGCTAAAGATACTAAAAAGAGCCGTAAAAAGTCTTCTAAAGTTAAGAGCGCCGGGGCTAAGGTTGCTCCTGCAGCTTCGGTTGATGTGGCTGTTGGGTCAAGTCCAAATGACAAGGCAAAAATTACTCGGCAAATGCAGCAGGAGAAGGAAGCTTTTATGGCTGTGCCGTCGGGCCCTTCCTTGGGTGATTTTGTTATGTGGAAGGAGGAGTCCGCAAGCCCATCTGGTCCTGCTTGGTCCACTGATTCCGGGAAGCCTCATAAGCCAACTTCACTTAGGGATATCCTGAAGGAACAACAAAAGTCCATGCCGTCTGCACCTGCAATTCCAGTGCCAATTCCTCAGAAATCTGCAACTAATCAAACTGCCCGTGGAAGTGTTTCCTCATGGTCAGTCTCTGGATCATCACCTGCAAAGGCTGCATCCCCTAGACAAGTTTCTTCTCTGTCAAAAAATAAAGTGGAGGATGATCTCTTCTGGGGGCCGTTGGATCAAGTGAAACCAGAGGCAAAGCA GTCAGATTATCCTCAACTTGGAACACAGGGCAGTTGGGGAAGCAAAGCCCCTCCCGTGAAAGGAAATACTGGAGGTCCATTGAACAGACAGAAATCCACCGCTGGAAGGCCTATTGAGCATTCACTTTCTTCAGCTGCTTCCTCCACTCAGTCCGTTCTGAAAGGGAAGAAGAATGCCTCAAATAAAAATTCAG AGGCTATGGACTTCAAGGAATGGTGTGAGAGCGAGTGTATCAGACTTGTAGGATCAAAag ATACAAGTTTCCTGGAATTTTGTTTGAAGCAATCAAGAGGGGAGGCCGAAATGCTTCTAATAGAAAATCTTGGTTCCTTTGATCCTGACCACGAGTTCATCGACAAGTTTCTAAATTACAAAGACTTTTTGCCTGAGGATGTTCTTGAAGTTGCCTTCAAAAACCAGAACAATGAAAAGGCCTACGGCTCAGCAACGAGAGATACGACAACGAAGTTTGTTGATGGATTGGGATCAGAGACAGGTGGTGTGACAGCGACTGATGGGGGTGCAAAAGGAGGAGGAAAGAAGAAGGGAAAGAAAGGGAAGAAAGTGAGTCCATCTGTTTTAGGATTTAATGTGGTTAGCAACAGGATCATGATGGGAGAGATTCAGTCGATTGAGGATTAA